The Punica granatum isolate Tunisia-2019 chromosome 4, ASM765513v2, whole genome shotgun sequence genome has a window encoding:
- the LOC116202281 gene encoding protein DETOXIFICATION 24 isoform X1: MTDNRIEERLLIETRPAEAKGSSLKGRVWEEEKKIWRVTFPAMLSRVTNFGFFVVTQAFIGHVGETQLAAYALIQTIGVRFAFGILLGMSSATETLCGQAFGAKQYHMLGIYLQRSWIVNFVTATIIVPIFIFSTPIFELLQEEDSIADSAGYIALWFIPIIYCFCFSLTIQQFLQSQLKNSIIGWLSSISFALHVLLSWLFVNVLDWGIPGAMSAMIMSSWFVVIGEFVYMFGGWCPRTWKGFTVAAFADLWPVIKLSVSSGVMLCLELWYSAVLVLLAGYMKRASVAISAFSICLNIMLWEFMICLGFLSSAVVRVANELGRGDAKAVKFSVKVILGNSISIGVIFWILCLVFGHQIAHIFTSKKEVIEEVTNLSVLLAFSILLNSIQPIFTGVAIGAGRQTMVAYVNVGCYYAIGVPLGVVLSYLANLQVRGIWIGMIIGVATQTMVLGFITYRTNWDEQVHKSSERLNRWFQRDEEDSTNSSSTSATHK; this comes from the exons ATGACAGACAATAGGATTGAAGAGAGGCTACTTATTGAAACAAGACCAGCAGAGGCAAAAGGGAGTAGCCTCAAAGGCAGAGTTTgggaggaagaaaagaagatatGGAGAGTCACTTTTCCGGCGATGTTGTCCCGAGTCACCAACTTTGGATTCTTTGTGGTCACTCAGGCATTCATCGGTCACGTTGGCGAGACTCAGCTCGCCGCCTATGCCCTCATTCAGACCATCGGTGTTCGTTTCGCTTTTGGAATACTC TTAGGCATGTCGAGTGCTACCGAAACTCTATGTGGTCAAGCCTTTGGAGCCAAGCAATATCACATGCTCGGCATCTACCTGCAGAGGTCGTGGATCGTTAACTTTGTTACCGCGACAATCATAGTTCCCATATTCATCTTCAGCACCCCAATCTTCGAGCTACTTCAGGAAGAGGACTCGATTGCGGACTCGGCGGGGTACATAGCCCTGTGGTTCATCCCAATCATCTACTGCTTTTGTTTCAGCCTCACTATCCAACAGTTCTTGCAGTCCCAGCTCAAGAACTCGATAATCGGTTGGCTCTCCTCGATCTCATTCGCACTCCATGTGCTCTTGTCATGGCTGTTTGTCAATGTGCTCGACTGGGGCATCCCAGGAGCAATGAGTGCAATGATCATGTCTAGCTGGTTCGTGGTGATTGGGGAGTTTGTGTACATGTTTGGAGGCTGGTGCCCTCGTACATGGAAAGGGTTCACTGTGGCTGCTTTTGCAGATTTGTGGCCAGTCATAAAGCTCTCGGTTTCGTCAGGGGTGATGCTGTG CTTGGAGCTATGGTACAGTGCAGTTCTAGTTCTGTTGGCTGGGTACATGAAGAGAGCCTCGGTCGCAATATCAGCATTCTCCATTTG tCTTAACATCATGTTATGGGAGTTCATGATCTGCCTCGGGTTCCTGAGCAGCGCAGT TGTGCGGGTCGCTAACGAATTGGGGCGAGGGGATGCTAAGGCTGTAAAGTTTTCTGTCAAAGTCATATTAGGCAATTCGATCAGCATCGGGGTCATTTTCTGGATTCTCTGCCTAGTCTTTGGCCATCAAATCGCCCATATATTCACGAGCAAAAAGGAGGTCATTGAAGAGGTCACCAACCTCTCTGTGTTGCTTGCCTTCTCCATTCTGCTGAACAGTATTCAGCCGATTTTCACAG GGGTGGCAATTGGTGCTGGAAGGCAAACTATGGTGGCCTATGTCAATGTTGGGTGCTATTACGCAATTGGGGTGCCTCTAGGAGTTGTGCTCAGTTATTTGGCCAATCTACAAGTTCGG GGCATATGGATCGGTATGATAATTGGAGTAGCAACGCAGACAATGGTGCTCGGCTTTATCACCTACAGAACCAACTGGGATGAGCAG GTGCATAAATCATCAGAGCGGCTTAACAGATGGTTCcaaagagatgaagaagacagCACCAACAGCAGTTCTACAAGTGCAACTCATAAATAA
- the LOC116202281 gene encoding protein DETOXIFICATION 24 isoform X2, with protein MSSATETLCGQAFGAKQYHMLGIYLQRSWIVNFVTATIIVPIFIFSTPIFELLQEEDSIADSAGYIALWFIPIIYCFCFSLTIQQFLQSQLKNSIIGWLSSISFALHVLLSWLFVNVLDWGIPGAMSAMIMSSWFVVIGEFVYMFGGWCPRTWKGFTVAAFADLWPVIKLSVSSGVMLCLELWYSAVLVLLAGYMKRASVAISAFSICLNIMLWEFMICLGFLSSAVVRVANELGRGDAKAVKFSVKVILGNSISIGVIFWILCLVFGHQIAHIFTSKKEVIEEVTNLSVLLAFSILLNSIQPIFTGVAIGAGRQTMVAYVNVGCYYAIGVPLGVVLSYLANLQVRGIWIGMIIGVATQTMVLGFITYRTNWDEQVHKSSERLNRWFQRDEEDSTNSSSTSATHK; from the exons ATGTCGAGTGCTACCGAAACTCTATGTGGTCAAGCCTTTGGAGCCAAGCAATATCACATGCTCGGCATCTACCTGCAGAGGTCGTGGATCGTTAACTTTGTTACCGCGACAATCATAGTTCCCATATTCATCTTCAGCACCCCAATCTTCGAGCTACTTCAGGAAGAGGACTCGATTGCGGACTCGGCGGGGTACATAGCCCTGTGGTTCATCCCAATCATCTACTGCTTTTGTTTCAGCCTCACTATCCAACAGTTCTTGCAGTCCCAGCTCAAGAACTCGATAATCGGTTGGCTCTCCTCGATCTCATTCGCACTCCATGTGCTCTTGTCATGGCTGTTTGTCAATGTGCTCGACTGGGGCATCCCAGGAGCAATGAGTGCAATGATCATGTCTAGCTGGTTCGTGGTGATTGGGGAGTTTGTGTACATGTTTGGAGGCTGGTGCCCTCGTACATGGAAAGGGTTCACTGTGGCTGCTTTTGCAGATTTGTGGCCAGTCATAAAGCTCTCGGTTTCGTCAGGGGTGATGCTGTG CTTGGAGCTATGGTACAGTGCAGTTCTAGTTCTGTTGGCTGGGTACATGAAGAGAGCCTCGGTCGCAATATCAGCATTCTCCATTTG tCTTAACATCATGTTATGGGAGTTCATGATCTGCCTCGGGTTCCTGAGCAGCGCAGT TGTGCGGGTCGCTAACGAATTGGGGCGAGGGGATGCTAAGGCTGTAAAGTTTTCTGTCAAAGTCATATTAGGCAATTCGATCAGCATCGGGGTCATTTTCTGGATTCTCTGCCTAGTCTTTGGCCATCAAATCGCCCATATATTCACGAGCAAAAAGGAGGTCATTGAAGAGGTCACCAACCTCTCTGTGTTGCTTGCCTTCTCCATTCTGCTGAACAGTATTCAGCCGATTTTCACAG GGGTGGCAATTGGTGCTGGAAGGCAAACTATGGTGGCCTATGTCAATGTTGGGTGCTATTACGCAATTGGGGTGCCTCTAGGAGTTGTGCTCAGTTATTTGGCCAATCTACAAGTTCGG GGCATATGGATCGGTATGATAATTGGAGTAGCAACGCAGACAATGGTGCTCGGCTTTATCACCTACAGAACCAACTGGGATGAGCAG GTGCATAAATCATCAGAGCGGCTTAACAGATGGTTCcaaagagatgaagaagacagCACCAACAGCAGTTCTACAAGTGCAACTCATAAATAA
- the LOC116205540 gene encoding protein DETOXIFICATION 20-like has translation MTTNSRIEERLLCAAGDAEPKQDSSLTSRVWVESKKIWRVTFPAMLARVTSFGIFVVTQAFIGHIGETQLAAYALIQIIGVRFANGILLGMSSATETLCGQAFGAKQYHMLGIYLQRSWIINLVTATILVPVFVFSAPIFKLLGEEDTIADSAGYIARWFIPIIYYMVFGLTIQKFLQGQLKNIIIAWLSAISFVLHVFLSWLFVNVLDWGIPGAMSAMIVSSWFIAIGEFVYIFGGWCSNTWKGFTLAAFADLWPVIKLSVSSGVMLCLELWYNAVLVLLAGYMKNASVAISAFSICLNISAWEFMICLGFLSGASVRVSNELGRGDAKAAKFSIKVILGTSISIGVIFWILCLVFGRQIGYIFTSEEAVAEEVASLSVLLAFSILLNSVQPVLSGVAVGAGRQSMVAYVNIGCYYVIGVPLGVVLGYVAGLQIQGIWIGMIVGVAMQTTVLGIITYRTNWDEQVLKASERLNRWFRRDAEDGTTSSTSERPRDNNQ, from the exons ATGACGACGAACAGCCGGATTGAAGAGAGGCTGCTCTGTGCAGCAGGAGATGCAGAACCAAAACAGGACAGTAGCCTCACAAGCAGAGTTTGGGTGGAGTCGAAGAAGATATGGAGAGTCACGTTCCCGGCGATGTTGGCCCGTGTCACGTCCTTCGGAATCTTTGTGGTCACGCAGGCATTCATCGGTCATATTGGCGAGACTCAGCTCGCCGCCTACGCCCTCATTCAAATCATTGGTGTTCGTTTCGCTAATGGAATCCTC TTGGGAATGTCGAGTGCGACTGAAACTCTGTGTGGCCAAGCCTTCGGAGCCAAGCAATACCACATGCTTGGAATCTACCTGCAGAGGTCATGGATCATCAACCTTGTCACGGCAACAATCTTAGTCCCTGTATTCGTCTTCAGCGCTCCGATTTTCAAGCTCCTAGGGGAAGAGGACACTATTGCAGACAGCGCGGGTTACATTGCCCGCTGGTTCATCCCAATCATCTACTACATGGTTTTTGGCCTCACTATCCAAAAGTTCTTGCAGGGCCAGCTCAAGAATATCATAATCGCTTGGCTCTCCGCAATCTCATTCGTGCTCCATGTGTTCCTATCATGGCTGTTTGTTAACGTGCTTGACTGGGGGATCCCAGGGGCAATGAGCGCAATGATCGTGTCTAGCTGGTTCATTGCAATTGGGGAGTTTGTGTACATCTTCGGAGGGTGGTGTTCAAATACATGGAAAGGGTTCACTCTGGCTGCTTTTGCAGATCTATGGCCTGTCATAAAGCTTTCGGTTTCATCTGGAGTGATGCTATG CTTGGAGCTTTGGTACAATGCCGTTTTGGTTCTGCTGGCCGGTTACATGAAGAATGCCTCAGTCGCGATTTCAGCATTCTCCATATG TCTTAACATCTCGGCATGGGAATTCATGATCTGCCTCGGGTTCCTCAGCGGCGCAAG TGTGCGTGTCTCGAATGAATTGGGTCGAGGGGATGCCAAGGCAGCAAAGTTTTCCATCAAAGTGATATTGGGCACCTCTATCAGCATCGGAGTCATCTTCTGGATTCTCTGCCTAGTCTTCGGCCGTCAAATAGGCTACATATTCACAAGCGAAGAGGCTGTAGCGGAAGAAGTTGCTAGCCTCTCGGTCCTGCTAGCTTTCTCCATCTTGCTCAATAGCGTTCAGCCAGTTCTCTCGG GGGTGGCAGTTGGAGCTGGGAGGCAAAGTATGGTCGCCTATGTCAACATTGGATGCTACTATGTGATCGGGGTGCCTCTAGGAGTTGTGCTTGGTTATGTAGCCGGTCTACAAATTCAG GGTATATGGATTGGGATGATAGTCGGAGTAGCAATGCAGACAACGGTACTTGGAATCATCACCTACAGGACCAATTGGGATGAGCAG GTCCTTAAAGCATCGGAGCGGCTTAACAGATGGTTCCGGCGAGATGCAGAAGATGGCACCACCAGTTCGACAAGTGAAAGGCCCAGAGATAACAATCAATGA